The Dioscorea cayenensis subsp. rotundata cultivar TDr96_F1 chromosome 19, TDr96_F1_v2_PseudoChromosome.rev07_lg8_w22 25.fasta, whole genome shotgun sequence genome includes a window with the following:
- the LOC120283996 gene encoding uncharacterized protein LOC120283996: protein MASGGQPPPPSMLSKTWANVAAAAQRKPSSPLVEDPVLSKLKANTTEFIRVDHDTLSRARMRFQTALYGKFFGKSPPFEQVKEILSEKWAKIGTFHISDLPNEYLLIWCDNQEAMNRLMFEGPWAVNSIVLQLAPWPPFFEPAFTKLSTVAIWIDDVTYSLSRSKFARIYIEIDLAKPLKQGFWIRDNEHRIFVVALYERLPTFCYKCGHVGHGSNNYNRQSSEGSGHPSPPHRNDLNGQQ from the exons ATGGCGAGCGGGGGTCAACCTCCTCCTCCGTCCATGCTAAGTAAGACCTGGGCGAACGTTGCGGCTGCGGCCCAACGAAAACCCTCGTCTCCATTAGTGGAAGACCCTGTTCTCAGCAAGCTAAAAGCCAATACAACGGAGTTCATCCGGGTGGATCATGATACCTTATCTAGGGCAAGGATGAGGTTCCAGACAGCGCTTTATGGGAAGTTCTTCGGGAAGTCACCTCCGTTCgagcaagtaaaggagatccTGAGTGAAAAGTGGGCGAAGATTGGTACTTTCCACATCTCCGATTTGCCGAATGAATACCTGTTGATTTGGTGTGATAATCAAGAAGCGATGAATAGACTGATGTTTGAGGGTCCGTGGGCGGTCAATAGCATCGTTCTGCAGCTGGCTCCTTGGCCACCATTCTTTGAACCGGCATTCACAAAACTCTCTACGGTGGCTATATGG ATTGACGATGTTACTTATTCTTTGTCCAGGTCCAAGTTTGCTAGAATATACATTGAAATTGACCTTGCAAAGCCTTTGAAGCAAGGATTCTGGATTAGAGATAATGAACACCGCATCTTCGTCGTGGCGCTTTACGAGCGACTGCCGACCTTTTGCTATAAATGCGGGCATGTTGGCCATGGTTCTAACAACTACAACCGCCAGAGCTCTGAAGGTTCGGGACACCCCTCTCCACCCCATCGCAACGACCTGAATGGCCAGCAATAG